The DNA segment CTAATTACCAATGACTAAACTAACTTGGTTACGCAAAAATCTATTTAGTACTTGGTATAACAGCCTATTAACTGTTATCTGCTCGGCGTTATCGTTGTGGCTAGTACAAGGGATTATTGTTTGGGCAACTACCAAAGCACAATGGGCAGTTATTCAAGTAAATTTACGCTTATTTTTAGTGGGCAGATTTCCCCAAACTGAATACTGGCGAGTTTGGATTGTTTTAGCGATCGCTTCTACTTTAGGTGCTGTTACTGCGGGTATTTTCTTTAATCAGCAAAAATTGACATGGCGTAAAGTAGGCTTATTTGCTTTTATTGTCGGCTTGCTACTAATTCTTTTCACCTTAGATTTGTCATCGCGCCTGTGGTTGCTGTTAACTGCGGTTTTATTGATACCTGGTTTTTTACTTGGATCAAGGTTGACAAATTTAGTCGCCCCGTGGCTTTCCTTGATCTGGTTATTGTCCTTCCCCATCATTCTGTGGTTGATTGGTGGCGGCTTCGGTTTGCGTCCCGTATCCAGCAATTTATGGAACGGTTTGCTACTCACCTTATTGATGGCAGCAATTAGTATAGTTCTTTCTTTTCCTATTGGCGTTCTACTCGCCTTGGGACGTACTAGCAATTTGCCGGTAGTACGTTGGTTTTCTATTCTTTACATTGAGATTGTTCGGGGAGTTCCATTAATTGGAATTTTATTTCTCGCGCAA comes from the Nostoc sp. PCC 7120 = FACHB-418 genome and includes:
- a CDS encoding amino acid ABC transporter permease, with the translated sequence MTKLTWLRKNLFSTWYNSLLTVICSALSLWLVQGIIVWATTKAQWAVIQVNLRLFLVGRFPQTEYWRVWIVLAIASTLGAVTAGIFFNQQKLTWRKVGLFAFIVGLLLILFTLDLSSRLWLLLTAVLLIPGFLLGSRLTNLVAPWLSLIWLLSFPIILWLIGGGFGLRPVSSNLWNGLLLTLLMAAISIVLSFPIGVLLALGRTSNLPVVRWFSILYIEIVRGVPLIGILFLAQVMLPLFFAADVRLDRVLRAIAGLVLFSAAYMAENVRGGLQAVSRGQVEAAKALGLNTFFVVLLIVLPQALRAVIPALVGQFIGLFKDTSLLSLVGLVELTGIARSILAQPQFIGRYAEVYLFIGLIYWLFCYSMSLASRRLERQLNN